In Sulfuracidifex metallicus DSM 6482 = JCM 9184, a single window of DNA contains:
- a CDS encoding ATP-binding protein, which translates to MSDESLFNNIKERISQANTLAVTLGSQIIGKVARHMPSRVTPDDFMINVSVDPVTYYKLPFLGRVGIFLGAIDIKTLYFVLLRIVGYERTDATSLFIGDSNVLSASSTNEDEPGSLITNVVVKCEPLTRMDVLSGGELEVADLVLEPQSPVFLPNPSVIEKALDTRRGGLYLGYLDNAYTKVKVGISPEDLNFHVSVLGTTGAGKTSFIKDVIASLYLSENESKIFVLDATGDYYNVFLPPNLNDPAVQKGRSDFSNLYESGINGLTADIVFPVTSFWRRKNKAKTVNDVTLSYFNAFVKPVVDFMSSKGLSVETDVKDNRIMIKTDYWKSDAFIHPFYFKFPEIKRIFNRLNPYFTEQASQFLRQFILSRKEIRSLEELIESLDDEEFERNSVHKSTRDNIRRGLYTMRDTGLFDVPVEKDRFRDSLEGDQRLVIFDLYNSEIEEFSQKILAYFFLDRIFDFRERQMRSGIVKGRFVIVIDEAHRFFPSGKGGEEDAYYVRKVAGKIATMMRLGRRRKLGFIFATHNPLDLSDIVVQLSNTKVLFRIKQEVGENMGLSRSEAKVLSWEKNGVAYILSPWFREGKIRLKVPVPPPLGHYDISRMS; encoded by the coding sequence TTGAGTGACGAATCTCTCTTCAATAATATTAAGGAAAGAATATCGCAAGCCAATACATTAGCTGTAACTCTGGGGTCCCAGATCATAGGTAAAGTAGCCAGGCATATGCCGTCTAGGGTGACTCCAGATGATTTTATGATAAACGTCTCAGTTGATCCAGTAACTTACTATAAACTACCCTTTCTAGGTAGAGTCGGTATATTTCTTGGAGCAATTGATATAAAAACGCTTTATTTCGTTTTACTAAGAATAGTTGGTTATGAGAGAACGGATGCAACTTCGCTTTTTATAGGGGACTCAAACGTTTTGAGTGCGTCCTCCACAAACGAGGATGAACCTGGATCTTTAATAACCAATGTGGTTGTGAAATGCGAGCCTCTTACTAGGATGGATGTACTTTCAGGAGGCGAGCTTGAGGTAGCTGATCTAGTACTGGAACCTCAATCTCCAGTTTTCCTACCTAATCCATCCGTCATAGAGAAAGCTTTGGACACTCGAAGGGGAGGTCTCTATCTCGGTTACCTTGATAACGCATATACAAAGGTGAAAGTTGGAATTTCCCCTGAAGACCTGAATTTTCACGTCTCCGTGTTAGGAACTACGGGGGCTGGGAAAACTTCCTTCATCAAGGATGTGATAGCCAGTTTGTATCTTAGCGAGAATGAATCCAAGATATTCGTTCTAGACGCAACTGGGGACTATTACAACGTATTTTTACCACCTAACTTAAACGACCCTGCTGTGCAAAAGGGTAGATCCGATTTCTCCAACTTATACGAATCAGGGATAAATGGGTTAACGGCAGATATAGTTTTTCCTGTTACTTCATTCTGGAGAAGGAAAAATAAGGCTAAGACCGTAAATGACGTCACTTTATCCTACTTTAACGCCTTCGTGAAGCCAGTTGTTGACTTCATGTCATCTAAGGGATTGAGCGTGGAAACTGACGTTAAAGATAACCGAATAATGATCAAAACTGATTACTGGAAGTCCGATGCATTTATCCATCCATTTTATTTCAAATTTCCTGAGATTAAAAGGATATTTAATAGGCTTAATCCTTACTTCACTGAACAAGCCTCTCAATTCCTAAGACAATTTATACTCTCAAGAAAGGAAATTAGGAGCTTAGAAGAGCTTATAGAATCATTGGACGATGAAGAATTTGAGAGAAACAGTGTTCATAAGAGCACCAGAGATAACATAAGGAGAGGACTTTATACCATGAGGGATACTGGTCTCTTTGATGTTCCAGTTGAAAAGGACAGATTCAGGGACTCTCTAGAAGGAGATCAAAGACTAGTTATTTTTGATCTATATAATAGCGAAATAGAGGAATTTTCACAAAAAATATTAGCTTATTTCTTTCTAGATAGGATCTTTGATTTCAGAGAGAGGCAGATGAGATCTGGTATAGTAAAGGGAAGATTTGTGATAGTGATAGACGAAGCACATAGATTCTTTCCATCTGGCAAAGGAGGAGAAGAGGATGCATATTACGTAAGGAAAGTAGCAGGGAAGATAGCCACAATGATGAGGCTGGGGAGAAGAAGGAAACTCGGGTTTATATTTGCTACTCATAACCCGTTAGATCTCAGTGATATAGTAGTTCAACTTTCCAATACAAAGGTTCTCTTCAGGATTAAACAAGAAGTTGGGGAAAATATGGGACTTTCGCGATCTGAGGCTAAAGTCCTTTCTTGGGAGAAAAACGGCGTTGCTTACATACTCTCACCTTGGTTTAGAGAGGGGAAAATCAGGTTGAAAGTGCCTGTGCCTCCGCCTTTAGGACATTATGACATTTCAAGAATGTCATAA
- a CDS encoding hotdog domain-containing protein produces the protein MGRLHGGDMLSLLAEAGMLSARKVTRGVTLLASLDDVEFKKPVKLGDLVEIRAETLHKGNTSVEVSMKAIVMGEEVVSASGSYVKVDDLLRPTKITEELEVSSSHDKMVKEALERRAKRLEGLNRNMRFDVHDPTLGLRHRVTTSLHVSPEMTYDGRIISAGRLMKLMDDMGGTLGLKLIGYTRYHDDSSPDTVVTVAVRNLSFYSPVRLNDIITIRAGITYVGNTSMETVINVIREDPSFNVIENVSTAYFSYVRVGRDGKPKRMPEYIPSSSEEKLAYSEALSRRGMQRTRT, from the coding sequence ATGGGAAGACTTCATGGAGGAGATATGTTAAGCTTGCTGGCTGAGGCTGGCATGCTTTCAGCCAGAAAGGTAACTAGAGGAGTAACTCTTCTTGCTTCTCTTGACGACGTTGAGTTCAAGAAACCAGTCAAACTAGGAGATCTGGTCGAAATCAGAGCTGAAACCCTTCATAAGGGGAACACTTCAGTTGAGGTTTCTATGAAGGCAATAGTTATGGGGGAGGAAGTGGTATCTGCGTCTGGATCATACGTGAAGGTAGACGATCTTCTGAGACCTACAAAGATCACAGAGGAATTGGAGGTCTCTTCTTCTCACGATAAGATGGTAAAGGAGGCTCTAGAGAGACGAGCCAAGAGACTTGAAGGACTTAACCGTAATATGCGGTTTGACGTTCATGATCCAACCTTAGGCTTGAGGCATAGGGTAACTACTTCGCTTCATGTATCTCCAGAAATGACCTATGATGGAAGGATAATCTCCGCAGGTAGATTGATGAAGCTAATGGATGATATGGGAGGCACATTAGGACTTAAGTTAATAGGCTATACCAGATATCACGATGATTCCTCTCCAGATACAGTTGTAACTGTAGCCGTGAGAAATCTCTCGTTTTATTCGCCAGTTAGGCTTAACGATATAATTACAATTAGAGCAGGTATAACTTATGTGGGAAACACATCAATGGAAACAGTGATAAATGTAATCAGGGAGGATCCTTCATTTAATGTAATAGAAAACGTAAGTACGGCTTACTTTTCTTACGTTAGAGTAGGAAGAGATGGAAAGCCTAAGAGGATGCCTGAGTATATTCCTTCTTCTTCTGAGGAGAAGCTGGCTTACTCTGAAGCCCTTTCGAGGAGAGGTATGCAGAGAACGAGAACATAG
- a CDS encoding MFS transporter has protein sequence MKKFIGQFFITAALTEISLVYPVHFYALYHSMLLLGLITALYNGLNGIGSYLWGFVLDNMKLRKELSIGLSIMGIASGITYSVNGLIGYSIIGFISSLDAPLYSLILLETLTEEELVKGNSILSEISLAGNIAGSILASVFPNPLMVTGLFLLSLISNLTFVPKYDGKTNANRKEMFNDIKNLYYPVISYFAFNLSAELFFTVYVPLNYSMGNPEYVVFLSYTILYIVDEFMYSKVVNFVKGKEVRYIYFSIFGRALISLSLALLVETQLKIGLGIMGFFMAYGPIFPLYSTAFFSVVVKGLKRNRATILGLLNAAEDVASIIGGLVLGLAETLSGAYMMSFYALAVAMFSFSAYLSSKGLQSKPASPQKKKEYTQASS, from the coding sequence GTGAAGAAATTTATAGGCCAATTCTTCATAACAGCGGCCTTAACGGAAATAAGCTTAGTCTACCCCGTTCATTTTTATGCCCTTTACCACTCAATGCTGCTGCTGGGTTTGATAACGGCCTTATATAACGGCCTTAATGGTATAGGATCCTACCTTTGGGGTTTCGTTCTAGACAACATGAAGTTAAGAAAAGAGCTTTCCATAGGCTTAAGCATAATGGGAATAGCGTCTGGAATAACATATTCTGTAAATGGACTAATAGGATATTCAATTATAGGTTTCATATCTTCCTTAGATGCACCGCTCTACTCTTTGATACTTCTTGAAACTTTAACGGAGGAAGAGTTAGTTAAAGGAAATTCCATATTATCAGAGATCTCCCTTGCAGGTAACATAGCCGGAAGCATCTTGGCTTCCGTCTTTCCTAATCCACTCATGGTAACTGGCCTGTTCCTTCTATCTCTAATATCTAATCTAACATTTGTCCCTAAGTATGATGGAAAAACTAACGCAAATAGAAAGGAAATGTTTAACGATATAAAGAATTTATATTATCCTGTCATTTCTTATTTTGCATTTAACCTTTCAGCTGAGCTCTTTTTTACGGTTTACGTACCCCTAAACTACTCAATGGGAAACCCAGAATATGTTGTGTTCCTAAGTTATACCATTCTCTATATAGTTGATGAGTTCATGTACAGTAAGGTAGTAAACTTCGTCAAGGGAAAAGAGGTTAGGTATATTTACTTTTCAATATTTGGAAGGGCATTAATCTCACTTTCTTTAGCTCTTCTAGTGGAAACACAGTTGAAGATTGGATTAGGTATTATGGGATTTTTCATGGCTTATGGACCTATATTTCCCTTGTATAGCACTGCGTTCTTCTCTGTTGTAGTGAAGGGATTGAAAAGAAATAGGGCTACCATACTTGGGCTTTTAAACGCTGCTGAAGATGTTGCGTCAATAATAGGTGGATTAGTTTTAGGATTAGCGGAGACGTTATCTGGAGCCTACATGATGAGTTTTTACGCGCTTGCAGTAGCTATGTTCTCGTTCTCTGCATACCTCTCCTCGAAAGGGCTTCAGAGTAAGCCAGCTTCTCCTCAGAAGAAGAAGGAATATACTCAGGCATCCTCTTAG
- a CDS encoding isochorismatase family cysteine hydrolase — translation MSFNPSEMKKYVNKDSSVLVVWDVQETLVNSIFNKNEFINKTKELIREARSKGIPIIYTKITPFPEKFESPLRKGWKMNFGDIVNELKPEEGDLVLNKNTASIFVGTNVELLMRNADKKAIIFSGIATEIGVESSARHAFNLGIIPVIAKEAVSSRNKEAHERSLANMSLMFPVLTNQEILEIWK, via the coding sequence ATGTCGTTTAATCCATCGGAAATGAAAAAGTATGTAAATAAGGATAGCTCTGTTCTAGTAGTATGGGACGTGCAGGAGACATTGGTAAACTCGATATTTAATAAAAATGAATTTATTAACAAAACTAAAGAGTTAATAAGGGAAGCTAGGTCTAAGGGAATTCCGATAATTTACACTAAGATAACTCCATTCCCAGAGAAATTTGAGTCACCACTTCGAAAGGGCTGGAAAATGAATTTTGGTGACATTGTAAATGAGCTAAAGCCTGAAGAGGGTGACCTCGTGCTAAACAAGAACACCGCAAGTATTTTTGTAGGAACTAATGTAGAACTCCTGATGAGGAACGCTGATAAGAAGGCTATAATATTTAGCGGAATTGCAACTGAAATAGGAGTTGAGAGCTCAGCTAGGCACGCTTTCAATCTTGGAATAATCCCTGTAATCGCTAAGGAAGCGGTATCATCAAGAAACAAGGAGGCCCATGAGAGGTCTTTAGCTAACATGTCATTGATGTTCCCAGTGTTAACAAATCAAGAAATATTAGAAATCTGGAAATAA
- the hjc gene encoding Holliday junction resolvase Hjc encodes MNKDIGRNAERELVKILSSMGYRAVRIPTSNSSPNPLPDVFATFGGTLLAFEVKSTWEPKLKIREIQIRKILDFLSMFTMEGHAYVAVKFKSFKKWEFFEVLNPSSIEVKVGNGIDLSSLSHIQRFNAEELI; translated from the coding sequence GTGAATAAAGACATAGGTAGAAACGCTGAGAGAGAACTTGTGAAGATCTTAAGTTCAATGGGATACAGAGCTGTTAGAATACCAACATCAAATTCTTCTCCTAATCCACTTCCTGATGTTTTTGCAACATTTGGAGGTACTTTACTCGCATTCGAAGTGAAAAGCACGTGGGAGCCAAAACTCAAAATAAGGGAAATTCAAATAAGGAAGATATTAGATTTCCTTTCTATGTTTACTATGGAAGGACATGCATATGTTGCAGTTAAGTTCAAATCTTTCAAGAAATGGGAATTCTTTGAGGTTTTGAACCCATCCAGTATTGAGGTCAAGGTAGGCAACGGGATAGACTTGTCTAGTCTCTCACATATACAAAGATTTAACGCTGAGGAACTTATCTGA
- the prf1 gene encoding peptide chain release factor aRF-1 — protein MSRQELKVLLRELKKWSAPATVLLSLYVPEGRPVADVVNLLREEASISQNIKLKRTRDAVESAITGAIDRLTQITKIPQNGLVMFCGENFDTNEYKCYMFSPPEKVLVFFYRTDKFFHTEFLEDMVEDSDAFGLIIVERDQATIGLLRGSRIEVLEEFEGYVPGKHMMGGQSQRRIDRLIEEAYDHFLKEVGEKVNAYFVPIIEDKKLRGILLGGPGYAKEDFYKGDYVDYRVKKLILQPLYDLADQGEVGLRDMVIKASDILKEQKYIKVNNLMDEIKYHLAKDDGMVIYGINEIKKAIEMGAVDSLIVYDDPNNQELQNLIQKAESFGTTVYIVGSELPDAEWVGKTFGGAVGKLRFKLN, from the coding sequence ATAAGTAGACAAGAGCTAAAAGTACTTTTAAGGGAGCTTAAGAAATGGTCTGCTCCTGCTACAGTTCTGCTCTCGTTGTACGTTCCAGAGGGAAGGCCAGTAGCAGACGTAGTTAATTTGTTGAGGGAGGAAGCGTCGATATCACAGAACATAAAGCTAAAACGTACTAGAGATGCTGTGGAATCAGCCATTACTGGAGCAATAGATAGGTTAACGCAGATAACTAAGATACCCCAAAATGGATTGGTAATGTTTTGTGGAGAAAATTTTGATACTAATGAGTATAAATGTTACATGTTTTCTCCTCCAGAGAAGGTTCTAGTGTTCTTCTATAGAACTGACAAGTTCTTCCATACCGAGTTCTTAGAAGATATGGTAGAGGATTCTGACGCATTTGGTCTCATAATAGTTGAGAGGGACCAAGCTACTATAGGCTTACTAAGGGGATCTAGGATAGAGGTTCTAGAAGAATTTGAGGGATACGTCCCTGGAAAACATATGATGGGAGGACAGTCACAGCGACGTATTGACAGATTAATTGAGGAAGCTTACGATCACTTCTTAAAGGAAGTAGGAGAGAAGGTTAACGCTTACTTTGTTCCAATCATTGAGGATAAGAAATTAAGGGGGATATTACTAGGGGGACCAGGGTACGCAAAAGAAGATTTTTACAAGGGCGATTACGTCGACTATAGAGTGAAGAAGCTTATACTTCAGCCTCTCTATGATCTCGCAGATCAAGGAGAAGTTGGACTAAGGGATATGGTGATCAAGGCTTCAGACATATTAAAGGAGCAGAAATACATAAAGGTAAATAACTTAATGGACGAGATAAAGTATCATCTGGCTAAAGACGATGGCATGGTAATTTACGGTATAAATGAAATAAAGAAGGCCATTGAGATGGGTGCTGTAGACTCATTGATAGTTTACGACGATCCTAACAATCAGGAACTGCAAAACTTAATACAGAAGGCAGAAAGCTTTGGAACTACCGTTTATATAGTAGGTAGCGAGCTTCCAGACGCTGAATGGGTAGGTAAGACCTTTGGAGGCGCAGTAGGTAAACTTAGATTTAAATTAAACTAA
- a CDS encoding phosphoribosyltransferase, with product MVKIPVKVVTWDDIVKLSTNLSRKIRESGYNVDVIVAIARGGLVPSRIVADVLGVMDVLSIKIEHWVETASHTPQAKVKYNYTLSLDGKNVLIIDDITDTGDSMELARDYVMKNFHPEVAKTATMQHISTASKSTPDFFAEEVRDWTWFMYPWNYWEDMINLVGKILKEKAETKEKLDSNEIERDFRDSYGVLPPIPIEDVIKEMQYRNKI from the coding sequence TTGGTTAAAATACCCGTTAAGGTTGTAACGTGGGATGATATAGTAAAGCTTTCAACTAATTTATCAAGGAAAATTAGAGAAAGCGGGTATAACGTTGATGTTATAGTTGCAATAGCCAGAGGAGGATTAGTTCCTTCACGAATAGTCGCTGACGTACTAGGCGTAATGGATGTTCTATCTATAAAAATAGAACATTGGGTAGAAACTGCTTCTCATACCCCGCAAGCTAAGGTAAAATACAATTATACGTTATCTCTTGATGGAAAGAACGTGTTAATCATAGATGACATTACAGATACCGGAGACAGCATGGAGTTAGCTAGGGATTACGTAATGAAGAACTTTCACCCTGAGGTAGCTAAAACTGCTACCATGCAGCACATATCCACAGCGTCCAAGTCCACTCCTGACTTCTTTGCAGAGGAAGTCAGGGACTGGACATGGTTTATGTATCCTTGGAATTATTGGGAGGACATGATAAATCTCGTCGGTAAAATACTTAAGGAAAAGGCAGAAACGAAGGAGAAGTTAGATTCAAACGAAATTGAAAGAGATTTCAGAGATAGTTATGGAGTTTTACCCCCAATCCCGATAGAGGACGTAATAAAAGAGATGCAGTATAGAAATAAAATATAA
- a CDS encoding S-methyl-5'-thioadenosine phosphorylase has product MLEQKERASVAIIGGSGIYDLSYISDVKEIKVYTPYGQPSDYISIGKMGNLSVAFLPRHGKGHRIPPHMINYRANIWALKELGVKWIISVSAVGSLRMDYKPGDFVVPDQFIDMTKKREYTFFDGPTVAHVSMADPFCNSLRKRLVEKSKSIGITVHEKGTYICIEGPRFSTRAESRTWKESFKADIIGMTAVPEVNLACEAQMCYATLAMVTDYDVFADVPVTAEEVTSVMKRNTENAKKLVMEVIKDLPLEPERGECSCCNSLENALL; this is encoded by the coding sequence GTGTTAGAGCAGAAAGAAAGAGCATCAGTGGCCATTATTGGCGGGTCAGGAATTTACGACCTTTCATATATAAGCGACGTAAAGGAAATCAAGGTATATACCCCTTATGGACAGCCAAGCGACTACATTTCGATAGGAAAAATGGGCAACCTTAGCGTAGCTTTCCTTCCAAGACATGGAAAGGGTCATAGAATTCCCCCTCATATGATAAATTATAGAGCTAATATATGGGCGTTAAAGGAATTAGGCGTAAAATGGATTATATCAGTTTCAGCGGTAGGAAGCCTCAGGATGGATTATAAGCCAGGAGACTTTGTGGTTCCAGATCAATTTATAGATATGACAAAGAAGAGGGAATACACTTTCTTTGACGGTCCGACGGTAGCTCATGTTTCCATGGCTGATCCCTTCTGTAACTCGTTACGGAAAAGGCTTGTAGAGAAAAGTAAGTCAATTGGCATTACTGTCCATGAAAAGGGAACATATATATGCATTGAAGGTCCAAGGTTTTCTACCAGGGCGGAGAGTAGGACATGGAAGGAGTCATTTAAAGCAGACATCATAGGGATGACTGCGGTTCCAGAGGTAAACCTAGCTTGTGAGGCGCAAATGTGCTATGCAACTTTAGCTATGGTTACTGACTATGACGTGTTTGCTGACGTACCTGTAACTGCGGAAGAGGTCACTTCTGTAATGAAGAGGAATACAGAAAATGCCAAGAAACTTGTCATGGAAGTAATAAAGGATTTACCTCTGGAACCAGAGCGAGGTGAGTGCTCTTGTTGCAATTCTCTGGAGAACGCCTTACTGTAA
- the gdS-2 gene encoding hexaprenyl pyrophosphate synthase: MSLLEFWGKTKSTIDLMIEDFLKGVKEWEVLEMSKYIMKDGKRFRGTLALFFTEALGGTIESALKGAVATEILHSASLALDDIVDYDVTRRGDKSAWTVYGNRRVIFVTNYLIPTALNMISTYGEIALNTSINLWKDTAVGALKDLYGKKEDYEQTIDLKTSSLFKLSTCIASFASHKVELLDSLLEMGRLLGVMYQVIDDYADVKTMEPEKLVGSARQLYELAGDKTQEYVKNSFLKYKERYIEMVNQLPFISHFRSDIQQMPDFLITGLLNEAGIDSF, translated from the coding sequence ATGTCATTATTAGAATTCTGGGGAAAAACTAAATCAACTATAGACCTGATGATAGAGGATTTTCTAAAGGGAGTGAAAGAATGGGAAGTTTTGGAAATGTCTAAATACATTATGAAGGACGGGAAGAGGTTTAGGGGGACATTAGCCCTATTTTTCACTGAAGCCTTGGGAGGAACAATAGAATCAGCACTGAAAGGAGCAGTGGCAACTGAAATACTTCACTCAGCTTCCTTGGCTTTGGACGACATAGTGGACTACGATGTAACAAGAAGAGGGGACAAATCTGCATGGACTGTTTACGGAAATAGGAGGGTGATATTCGTAACAAATTACCTAATACCGACAGCTCTTAACATGATTTCAACTTACGGGGAGATAGCTCTAAACACCAGTATAAATCTATGGAAGGATACTGCAGTTGGTGCATTGAAGGATCTTTACGGAAAGAAGGAAGATTATGAGCAGACCATAGACCTTAAAACTAGCAGTCTTTTCAAGCTTTCCACTTGTATAGCCTCCTTTGCCTCTCATAAGGTTGAGCTATTAGATTCTCTGTTAGAAATGGGTAGACTTCTAGGAGTGATGTATCAGGTAATAGACGACTACGCAGACGTGAAGACGATGGAGCCAGAAAAGTTAGTAGGAAGTGCGAGACAACTTTACGAACTGGCCGGCGACAAGACTCAAGAATATGTTAAAAACAGCTTCCTTAAGTATAAAGAAAGGTATATAGAGATGGTAAATCAACTTCCTTTTATATCGCATTTTAGAAGCGATATCCAGCAGATGCCCGATTTCCTCATTACGGGACTACTTAACGAAGCTGGTATAGATAGTTTTTAA
- a CDS encoding RimK family alpha-L-glutamate ligase, with product MIHESQKVTEASKELLQEIKSQGHSAYYIRPSKLNVIISKKGEEINYAGRNFTLDGALIRNVGSITTTEQLVKRFNSLKALRHIGITTMNSPESIALARDKYASLLELSKNGIPVPETAMVEDPKEAMLLTQRWGEVVIKPLIGSLGLGSVKVSDPDIAYRVSKSILSVNQPVYVQKYIKKPDRDIRVFVVGDEVIGSIFRFANGSWKTNVAQGAVAQVVTLSAELKEIGLKVIKAMKMDYAGIDVVEDTEGKDYKVLEVNASPLWHGFKSATGIDPARFIVKHLLEKIKK from the coding sequence GTGATTCATGAGTCTCAAAAGGTTACTGAAGCGTCGAAAGAACTTCTGCAAGAGATAAAATCCCAAGGTCATTCAGCATATTACATTAGACCATCCAAACTTAACGTGATAATATCTAAGAAAGGGGAGGAAATTAACTACGCTGGAAGGAACTTTACTTTAGATGGCGCCCTAATAAGAAACGTTGGTTCTATAACTACGACGGAGCAGCTCGTCAAGAGGTTTAACTCACTGAAGGCTCTAAGACATATTGGAATAACAACAATGAACTCGCCTGAGTCTATAGCTTTAGCTAGAGACAAATACGCTAGTCTACTTGAGCTTTCAAAGAACGGTATCCCTGTACCTGAAACCGCTATGGTAGAGGACCCCAAGGAAGCGATGTTGCTAACTCAGAGATGGGGAGAGGTCGTAATAAAACCCCTCATAGGTAGTCTAGGTCTAGGGTCTGTAAAGGTCTCAGACCCTGATATAGCCTATAGGGTATCTAAATCCATACTTTCCGTAAATCAGCCTGTATATGTTCAAAAATATATTAAGAAGCCTGATAGAGATATAAGGGTATTTGTAGTGGGGGATGAGGTAATTGGGAGTATATTCAGGTTTGCTAATGGAAGTTGGAAAACTAACGTAGCTCAAGGGGCAGTAGCTCAGGTTGTTACATTATCTGCGGAATTGAAAGAGATAGGACTTAAGGTAATAAAAGCCATGAAAATGGATTACGCTGGAATAGATGTAGTTGAGGATACCGAAGGAAAGGATTACAAAGTCCTGGAAGTAAATGCATCACCTTTATGGCATGGGTTCAAGTCAGCTACTGGGATTGACCCTGCAAGATTTATAGTTAAGCATCTTTTAGAAAAGATTAAGAAATGA
- a CDS encoding Lrp/AsnC family transcriptional regulator, whose protein sequence is MNSYYLDDVDKRILNILQEDARIPFSRLAKMLNLSEATIYMRIKRLKENGVIKGFFTDIDFDKIGLSVVAFVMIKAEPKQYEKVIEELIKQKEIFEIYDVTGEFYALLKVRVETREELAKVLDKLGNLEGVTSTYTMIVLRVLKEKRNVD, encoded by the coding sequence TTGAATTCGTATTATCTTGACGATGTGGATAAAAGAATCTTGAACATATTACAGGAAGATGCAAGAATACCTTTTTCAAGACTCGCTAAGATGCTGAACCTAAGCGAAGCGACAATTTACATGAGAATAAAGCGACTTAAGGAGAACGGTGTTATAAAGGGTTTCTTTACAGATATCGATTTCGATAAGATAGGCCTAAGTGTAGTAGCTTTCGTAATGATCAAGGCAGAGCCTAAACAATATGAGAAAGTAATAGAAGAGTTGATAAAACAAAAGGAAATTTTTGAAATATATGACGTTACAGGAGAGTTTTACGCTCTCCTCAAGGTTAGAGTCGAGACCAGAGAAGAGCTGGCTAAGGTCTTGGATAAGTTAGGTAACTTGGAGGGTGTAACTTCAACTTATACTATGATAGTATTAAGAGTACTAAAGGAGAAAAGAAACGTAGACTAA
- a CDS encoding NAD(P)/FAD-dependent oxidoreductase, which produces MDIAVVGGGPAGLSFAWLMKGRRNYDVTVYEGLDKVGYKPCAWGLMNGVEDLIPLKKEHIVSEIKGFRIFLDGKIVHDIRGDERLGYIVDKPMMLRDMASQLNVKYKSNVSAKEGKPFVSSQELKADKVIFANGHYSLPKDRTVPAIQYVTDFPQDPEVVDFYFYSDLLGYAWVFPDREGAKIGIGGYADVNFLQERLKPLVKGRVSLFHGARVSDTGVVEDRLNGNYMGEALGTVYALTGEGIRPSIISAKIMAESILENKDFKKEFKKSKLYNSLKVHAKIVSDSKGKDKLEGLTKVLMKSDPKLVLKVALGDFNNFDLLKLLGRTIF; this is translated from the coding sequence ATGGACATAGCTGTAGTAGGAGGAGGTCCTGCTGGTTTATCCTTTGCCTGGTTAATGAAGGGAAGAAGGAACTATGACGTTACAGTTTACGAGGGACTGGACAAGGTAGGATATAAACCTTGTGCTTGGGGATTGATGAATGGCGTGGAAGACTTAATTCCTTTAAAAAAGGAACACATCGTAAGCGAAATAAAGGGGTTTAGAATATTCCTTGACGGAAAGATCGTACACGATATAAGAGGAGATGAAAGACTTGGATACATAGTAGATAAACCGATGATGCTCCGAGATATGGCATCTCAACTCAACGTTAAATATAAATCAAATGTCTCAGCTAAGGAAGGAAAGCCTTTCGTAAGTTCCCAAGAGCTTAAGGCTGATAAGGTTATTTTTGCAAACGGGCACTACTCATTACCTAAGGATAGAACAGTTCCAGCCATACAATACGTTACAGATTTCCCTCAAGATCCTGAAGTCGTGGACTTCTATTTCTACAGTGACTTGTTAGGCTATGCATGGGTCTTTCCAGATAGAGAGGGAGCTAAGATAGGAATAGGAGGATATGCAGACGTCAATTTTCTTCAAGAGAGATTGAAGCCATTAGTCAAGGGAAGGGTATCCCTTTTTCATGGGGCTAGGGTTTCAGACACTGGAGTTGTAGAGGACAGACTAAACGGTAACTACATGGGTGAGGCTTTAGGTACAGTTTATGCCCTTACAGGAGAAGGCATACGGCCGTCAATAATTTCAGCTAAAATTATGGCTGAATCCATTCTGGAAAATAAGGACTTTAAAAAGGAATTCAAGAAGTCTAAGTTATATAATTCCCTTAAGGTTCACGCCAAGATAGTTTCCGATTCTAAAGGAAAGGATAAGCTTGAAGGATTAACGAAAGTCTTGATGAAGTCTGATCCTAAGTTAGTACTTAAAGTAGCGTTAGGTGACTTTAACAACTTCGATCTACTAAAATTACTGGGGAGGACAATCTTTTGA